The Denitrificimonas caeni genome has a segment encoding these proteins:
- a CDS encoding SDR family oxidoreductase: protein MRMKLSGQVALVTGAARGIGRATAQAFAKRGIKVVVADINAKGAEETVQLILDDGGSATFINCDVRDEEQVKQLIASTVEIYGSLDYAFNNAGIEMENQRLHQGSLQSFDMIMDVNVKGVWLCMKYQLQHMLEQGGGAIVNAASVAGLGAAPKMSVYAASKHAVMGLTRSAAIEYARKNIRVNAVCPAVIDTDMYRRIAEVDPDLAQRVPNHHPMGRIGQVQEVAETVMYLCSEGAGFTTGHGLTIDGGMTAI from the coding sequence TTGCGAATGAAATTATCTGGACAGGTTGCATTGGTCACTGGTGCTGCACGAGGCATCGGCCGCGCTACAGCGCAAGCATTTGCTAAGCGCGGTATCAAAGTTGTGGTTGCTGATATCAATGCTAAAGGTGCTGAGGAAACGGTTCAGCTGATCCTTGATGACGGCGGCAGCGCAACCTTTATTAACTGCGATGTGCGCGATGAAGAGCAAGTCAAACAACTGATCGCCAGCACCGTAGAGATCTATGGCAGTCTAGATTACGCCTTTAACAATGCTGGCATCGAAATGGAAAACCAGCGTTTACATCAGGGCTCGTTGCAGTCATTTGACATGATTATGGATGTTAACGTGAAAGGTGTTTGGCTGTGTATGAAGTACCAGCTGCAGCACATGCTTGAGCAAGGTGGTGGCGCTATTGTAAATGCCGCATCGGTAGCTGGGCTGGGGGCAGCGCCGAAAATGTCGGTGTATGCAGCGTCCAAGCACGCAGTGATGGGCTTGACGCGCTCTGCGGCCATTGAGTATGCACGTAAAAATATCCGCGTGAATGCGGTGTGTCCTGCAGTGATTGATACGGATATGTATCGCCGCATTGCTGAAGTTGATCCAGATTTAGCTCAGCGTGTTCCTAATCATCACCCGATGGGACGTATTGGGCAGGTGCAAGAAGTGGCAGAAACAGTGATGTATTTATGCAGTGAAGGGGCAGGCTTTACCACTGGGCATGGCCTTACCATTGATGGCGGGATGACGGCTATCTAA
- the pyrF gene encoding orotidine-5'-phosphate decarboxylase — translation MSSPIIVALDFPSAAQALALAERLNPQQCRLKVGKELFTRSGPQVVECLQQLGFEVFLDLKFHDIPNTTAMAVKAAAELGVWMVNVHCSGGLKMLQACRNVLDQQTGAKPLLIGVTVLTSMEQTDLAGLGLDVPPQEQVLRLAGLAEQAGLDGLVCSAQEASVLKQQWPAGQLVTPGIRPAGSAQDDQKRILTPAQAMQAGSDYLVIGRPITQAADPAEALRAILAEL, via the coding sequence ATGTCCAGCCCGATTATTGTTGCTTTAGATTTTCCCAGTGCCGCTCAAGCTTTAGCGCTTGCTGAGCGATTAAACCCGCAGCAGTGCCGTCTTAAAGTGGGCAAAGAACTCTTCACTCGCAGTGGCCCGCAAGTGGTAGAATGTTTGCAGCAATTGGGTTTTGAGGTTTTTCTCGATCTTAAATTTCATGATATTCCCAACACCACCGCCATGGCGGTTAAAGCGGCTGCTGAACTGGGGGTGTGGATGGTGAATGTGCATTGCTCCGGTGGTTTAAAAATGCTGCAAGCTTGCCGCAATGTGTTGGATCAACAGACCGGCGCGAAACCGTTATTGATTGGCGTGACGGTGCTGACCAGCATGGAGCAGACTGATTTAGCTGGCCTAGGTTTAGATGTGCCGCCGCAAGAGCAAGTGCTGCGTTTAGCTGGTTTAGCTGAGCAAGCGGGTTTAGATGGGCTGGTGTGTTCTGCACAAGAAGCCAGTGTGCTCAAGCAGCAATGGCCAGCAGGGCAGTTGGTTACCCCAGGTATTCGTCCTGCGGGCAGCGCTCAAGATGATCAAAAACGCATTTTAACCCCAGCACAAGCCATGCAAGCCGGATCGGATTATTTGGTTATTGGCCGTCCTATCACACAAGCAGCTGACCCTGCCGAGGCTTTGCGCGCTATTTTGGCTGAACTCTAA
- a CDS encoding DUF2897 family protein → MPWYIWILIALVLGSIVGSLLLLRNTANKMPISKENLKIMQQRNAELEAKERQKDK, encoded by the coding sequence ATGCCTTGGTATATTTGGATATTAATTGCTCTGGTGCTTGGCTCTATTGTCGGTAGCCTCTTATTGCTACGCAATACCGCCAACAAAATGCCCATCAGCAAAGAAAACTTAAAGATAATGCAGCAGCGCAATGCCGAGCTGGAAGCGAAAGAACGTCAGAAAGACAAGTAA
- the pdxJ gene encoding pyridoxine 5'-phosphate synthase translates to MNLNKRILLGVNIDHIATVREARGTRYPDPVKAALDAEQAGADGITVHLREDRRHIQERDVRLLREVMHTPMNFEMGVTEEMLLLAEEIRPEHICLVPETREELTTEGGLDVVAQEARIAAAVERLQAVGCDVSIFLDADEQQIKAVKRVGATTIELHTGHYSDAVTPAEQAEQLQLIRKGAEFALKQGLVVNAGHGLHYHNVEPIAAIDGINELNIGHAIIAHALFVGFPAAVAEMKALIVAAAARK, encoded by the coding sequence ATGAATTTGAATAAGCGTATTTTGTTAGGTGTAAATATTGACCACATTGCCACTGTGCGTGAAGCGCGCGGTACCCGTTACCCAGATCCAGTGAAAGCGGCGCTCGATGCAGAGCAAGCCGGGGCGGATGGGATTACTGTGCATTTGCGTGAGGACCGTCGCCATATCCAAGAGCGCGACGTGCGCCTATTGCGTGAGGTGATGCACACACCGATGAACTTTGAAATGGGTGTCACTGAAGAAATGTTGTTGCTGGCGGAAGAAATTCGTCCAGAGCATATTTGCTTAGTACCGGAAACCCGCGAAGAGTTGACCACCGAGGGTGGCTTGGATGTGGTCGCACAAGAGGCGCGGATTGCCGCTGCAGTTGAGCGCTTACAGGCGGTTGGCTGTGATGTGTCGATTTTCTTAGATGCCGATGAGCAGCAAATTAAAGCTGTCAAGCGAGTGGGTGCGACTACCATTGAGTTGCATACTGGGCACTACTCCGATGCAGTTACTCCTGCTGAGCAGGCAGAGCAGTTGCAGCTGATTCGTAAAGGTGCGGAGTTTGCCCTGAAGCAAGGCCTAGTGGTGAATGCGGGACACGGTTTACACTACCATAACGTTGAACCAATTGCCGCGATTGACGGCATTAACGAGCTCAATATTGGTCATGCAATTATTGCTCATGCGCTCTTTGTCGGCTTCCCTGCAGCAGTGGCAGAAATGAAAGCTTTGATCGTTGCCGCAGCAGCGCGCAAGTAA
- a CDS encoding class II fumarate hydratase, with amino-acid sequence MSRTETDSLGAIEVPANAYWGAQTQRSKLNFAIGSQPMPISVVHALAQVKKAAARVNSRLGELPEDIAKLIEQAADEVISGKLDEHFPLVVWQTGSGTQSNMNVNEVIAGRANEIAGQGIGGKSPVHPNDHVNRAQSSNDCFPTAMHIAALQAIEHDLFPAVKMLRDGLEQQAKRYANLVKTGRTHMMDATPVTFGQELSAFVAQLDYATHAIEATLPAVGQLAQGGTAVGTGLNANANFAENIARELASATKLNLTSAPNKFAALAGHEPLVSLSGGLKTLAVALMKIANDLRLLGSGPRAGLAEVLLPANEPGSSIMPGKVNPTQCEALSMLACQVLGNDVTVNIAASQGHLQLNVFKPVIIHNILESIELMADGCRNFQEHCVAGMQANEQQMADHLENGLMLVTALNRHIGYDNAAKIAKKAYEENLTLRAAAIALELVTDEQFSEWVRPEDMLHPTPSKSTSAKPGSITARRSWS; translated from the coding sequence ATGTCCCGTACAGAAACTGATAGTTTAGGCGCCATTGAAGTTCCAGCTAATGCGTACTGGGGTGCGCAAACTCAGCGCTCCAAACTCAACTTTGCCATTGGCTCACAGCCCATGCCCATCAGCGTAGTACACGCCTTAGCGCAGGTTAAAAAAGCCGCTGCTCGAGTCAACTCACGCTTAGGCGAATTGCCTGAAGACATTGCCAAGTTAATTGAACAAGCGGCTGATGAAGTCATTAGCGGTAAGCTCGACGAGCACTTCCCCTTAGTGGTTTGGCAGACCGGAAGTGGCACCCAAAGCAATATGAACGTTAACGAAGTGATTGCTGGACGTGCCAATGAAATTGCCGGCCAAGGTATTGGTGGAAAATCCCCAGTACACCCCAACGACCACGTTAACCGTGCACAAAGCTCTAACGACTGCTTCCCCACAGCCATGCACATTGCCGCTTTACAAGCCATTGAGCATGACTTATTTCCAGCGGTAAAAATGCTCCGTGACGGCCTGGAGCAACAAGCCAAGCGCTATGCTAATTTAGTCAAAACTGGCCGCACGCACATGATGGATGCAACCCCAGTAACCTTTGGCCAAGAGCTGTCGGCTTTTGTTGCGCAGTTGGATTACGCCACCCATGCCATTGAAGCGACCTTACCCGCAGTTGGTCAGTTAGCCCAAGGCGGCACTGCAGTGGGCACGGGGCTCAATGCCAATGCGAACTTTGCCGAAAACATCGCCCGTGAGCTGGCTTCTGCAACCAAACTAAACCTTACCAGCGCACCTAACAAGTTCGCTGCCTTAGCTGGCCACGAGCCGCTGGTCAGTTTGTCTGGCGGGTTAAAAACTTTAGCTGTGGCGCTGATGAAAATTGCTAATGACTTGCGTCTATTGGGCTCTGGCCCGCGAGCAGGCTTAGCTGAAGTGCTCTTACCTGCTAACGAACCTGGCAGCTCAATCATGCCTGGCAAAGTCAACCCGACCCAGTGTGAAGCGCTATCCATGCTGGCCTGCCAAGTGCTAGGCAATGATGTCACTGTTAATATTGCCGCCAGCCAAGGTCACTTGCAGCTCAACGTATTTAAGCCAGTGATTATTCACAACATTCTTGAGTCCATCGAATTGATGGCTGATGGTTGTCGTAATTTCCAAGAGCATTGCGTTGCTGGCATGCAAGCCAATGAGCAACAAATGGCCGACCATTTGGAAAATGGCTTAATGCTGGTTACTGCACTGAACCGTCATATTGGTTATGACAATGCAGCAAAAATTGCTAAGAAAGCTTACGAGGAAAACCTCACTCTGCGCGCAGCTGCCATTGCCTTGGAACTGGTTACCGATGAGCAATTTAGCGAATGGGTACGCCCAGAAGATATGCTGCATCCGACACCAAGCAAAAGCACCAGTGCAAAACCTGGCTCAATCACAGCCCGTAGAAGCTGGTCTTAA
- a CDS encoding MBL fold metallo-hydrolase RNA specificity domain-containing protein codes for MALLNFLGAIQQVTGSCYLIETYDKKNILLECGMQQGGDTNNNDNDNDNDNDNAPRSAFSFNPEHIDAVVISHAHIDHSGMLPRLVSEGFRGPIYATDATCELMELMLLDSAHIQEKDAEWENRWRARRGKKAIKPLYVSKDAERVLKQRRAVDYETPTEIMPGVKVSFHDAGHIIGSAVVKLEFTEPNDSVRTLVFSGDLGSTCSPLMKSPTILKHADVLLLESTYGDRDHRCNEDTLDELAQILQKAHEDGGNVMIPAFSVGRTQDILFHLGRFYQEGRLPQHTVYLDSPMAIRANDIYYRHRDDFDQENRAMLIKHDIHNVEDWLPILKLTPSPQESMAINNVKSGAIIVAGSGMCNGGRIIHHFKHNLWRTDCHIIFTGFQARGTNGRAIVDGAKTVRVFKEDIMVGAQVHTLGGFSAHAGQSQLIEWASHFENRPELHLIHGELDKMEILQSEFKKRLDWDANIPELGDRIAL; via the coding sequence ATGGCCTTACTTAATTTTCTAGGCGCGATCCAACAAGTTACTGGGTCCTGCTACCTCATCGAAACCTATGACAAAAAGAACATTCTACTTGAATGTGGCATGCAGCAAGGTGGCGATACTAATAATAATGACAATGACAATGACAATGACAATGATAACGCGCCCCGCTCGGCTTTCTCTTTTAATCCTGAACACATTGATGCGGTTGTTATTTCCCATGCGCACATTGACCACAGTGGTATGTTACCCCGTTTAGTCTCCGAAGGTTTCCGTGGCCCTATTTATGCCACTGACGCTACCTGCGAATTAATGGAACTGATGCTGTTGGACTCGGCGCATATTCAAGAAAAAGATGCCGAATGGGAAAACCGCTGGCGCGCGCGCCGTGGCAAAAAAGCCATCAAACCGCTATACGTAAGTAAAGATGCAGAGCGTGTACTTAAGCAGCGCCGCGCTGTTGATTACGAAACGCCCACAGAAATTATGCCGGGCGTTAAAGTCTCTTTCCATGATGCAGGCCATATTATTGGTTCAGCGGTCGTTAAGTTAGAGTTTACCGAACCCAATGATAGCGTGCGTACGCTGGTGTTTTCCGGTGACTTGGGCAGCACCTGCTCGCCCTTGATGAAGTCGCCAACGATTCTTAAGCACGCTGATGTTTTATTGCTGGAATCCACTTACGGTGACCGTGATCACCGCTGCAATGAAGACACCTTGGATGAGCTGGCGCAGATTCTGCAAAAAGCCCATGAGGACGGCGGCAACGTGATGATCCCAGCCTTTTCAGTGGGCCGCACCCAAGATATTTTATTCCACTTGGGCCGCTTCTATCAGGAAGGTCGCCTGCCACAGCACACGGTGTACTTGGATAGCCCGATGGCGATTCGCGCCAATGACATTTATTACCGCCACCGCGATGATTTCGATCAAGAAAACCGCGCTATGCTGATTAAGCACGACATTCATAATGTCGAAGACTGGCTGCCTATTTTGAAACTCACGCCAAGCCCGCAAGAGTCCATGGCCATTAACAACGTGAAAAGCGGTGCGATTATTGTTGCCGGTAGTGGTATGTGCAATGGCGGTCGGATTATTCACCACTTTAAACACAACCTCTGGCGCACAGACTGCCACATTATTTTCACCGGCTTCCAAGCCCGCGGTACCAATGGTCGTGCAATTGTTGATGGTGCCAAGACAGTCCGCGTCTTTAAAGAAGATATTATGGTTGGCGCTCAGGTACACACTTTGGGTGGTTTTTCTGCCCATGCCGGCCAATCGCAATTAATTGAGTGGGCCAGCCATTTTGAAAACCGTCCTGAATTGCATTTAATTCATGGCGAATTGGATAAAATGGAAATCTTGCAGAGCGAATTCAAAAAGCGCTTAGATTGGGATGCCAATATTCCTGAACTCGGTGATCGCATTGCTTTATAA
- a CDS encoding phospholipase D-like domain-containing protein — MAGLIFPWRADNQFQLLIDGPAFFADWLERVATAQKQIDIELYLVSSGNSAERVQEALFAAVQRGVRVRCLFDSFGSRGFRPAQRRLWLAAGIELRFYNPLGWTRGLQNFYRDHRKLLLIDELVAYVGGAGLTDQFWQPDAPVSLWHEVMVRVQGPVVNDWQTLFDYQWDSCIERFFWQQNNSPVQAPSQDSPPLPFANIGKARVAYAASTQHRNIQKSLLRAIKGAHQTVWLATPYFLPTWSIRRALRKAAVRGVDVRLLLTGRHTDLPPVRWAGQRYYPALLRKGVRIFEYQPRFLHLKMVMVDSWVTIGSCNFDHWHLRFNLENNLEARDAGLLEQVTASMLRDFQDSLEITEQVWRERPLIQRIRQRLWGWLDRLTINFLDKRK, encoded by the coding sequence ATGGCGGGTTTGATTTTTCCTTGGCGTGCCGATAATCAATTTCAACTGTTGATTGATGGCCCAGCGTTCTTTGCTGATTGGCTGGAGCGGGTGGCAACAGCACAAAAACAAATCGATATAGAACTGTACTTAGTCAGTAGCGGTAACAGCGCTGAGCGGGTGCAAGAGGCTTTATTTGCCGCAGTGCAGCGTGGCGTGCGTGTGCGCTGTTTATTCGATAGCTTTGGCAGTCGAGGTTTTCGACCGGCTCAGCGGCGACTGTGGTTAGCGGCAGGAATTGAACTGCGTTTTTATAACCCCTTAGGCTGGACTCGAGGCTTACAAAACTTCTACCGTGACCACCGCAAGCTCTTGCTTATCGATGAGCTAGTGGCTTACGTTGGTGGGGCTGGTTTAACGGATCAGTTTTGGCAACCGGATGCACCAGTCAGTTTGTGGCACGAAGTTATGGTGCGGGTGCAAGGCCCAGTAGTGAATGACTGGCAAACCCTGTTTGATTACCAATGGGACAGTTGCATTGAGCGCTTTTTTTGGCAACAAAATAACAGCCCCGTGCAAGCACCCAGTCAGGATAGCCCGCCATTACCTTTTGCCAATATCGGCAAAGCGCGGGTGGCTTATGCCGCGTCAACTCAGCACCGTAATATCCAAAAGTCTTTACTACGTGCGATTAAAGGTGCCCACCAAACTGTTTGGTTAGCCACGCCATATTTTCTACCCACATGGTCGATTCGTCGTGCCTTGCGTAAAGCAGCTGTGCGCGGTGTTGATGTACGCTTGCTGTTGACTGGTCGCCATACGGATTTACCCCCAGTGCGCTGGGCCGGACAGCGCTATTACCCAGCGTTACTGCGCAAAGGCGTGCGTATTTTTGAATATCAACCGCGCTTTTTGCATTTAAAAATGGTAATGGTGGACAGTTGGGTCACTATTGGCTCATGTAATTTTGACCATTGGCACCTGCGTTTTAATTTGGAAAACAATCTCGAGGCCCGTGATGCTGGATTACTTGAGCAAGTCACGGCCAGCATGCTGAGGGATTTCCAAGACAGCTTAGAAATCACCGAACAAGTGTGGCGCGAGCGGCCTTTAATCCAGCGTATTCGTCAGCGGCTGTGGGGCTGGTTGGATCGCCTGACCATTAACTTTTTAGATAAAAGAAAGTAA
- a CDS encoding xylulose 5-phosphate 3-epimerase, giving the protein MHQILPSQADLNEHAKTEPAFAQWQKGYGPIEHTAETQAAVYRLAHQLVQTGKQPDLSTVYRMLRALDKITAAGMSLVVHMTYANKIHLDGSPLTADEFKVQPEGHTGGALNMVPGYAAYMALNALTGETRGWLMGQGHSVAAIEALNVLLGNLHPEQEAAYGDGEEGINRLLQDFYSYAIAADGSMAAPLGSHVNPHTAGGIIEGGYLGFAELQYAHMPLPGEKLVAFLSDGAAEEQRGSDWIPRWWRAEDCGPALPIMIANGRRIEQRTELGTLEGLKGFQRHLRGCGFDPIEFDGRDPAAFVCTIWEMEQRLERRVQEKNSGILSYPLPIPYGIAESTKGFGFYGDDENSAHNLPLPGNPHTDERSRELFNTHVKPLYVSPEDMREALALLNTHQQQDRVLERDNPLANRHPKTPVQPELHYRDDACSTMAAIDRYFVDLVAANPDLRPRVGNPDELASNRLTGVLKALRHRVSEPESELEAVDGDIITVLNEEAVVSACLANRAGLNLVASYEAFCVKMLGAVRQNLIYARQQKEIGRPAGWLGWPLVATSHTWENGKNQQSHQDTTFCEALLGEMNDVSRVLFPADHNSMLALLPQIYTARGQISCVVAAKRDRPVYFTQAQAEQLANDGAIIVEEYEGADPLLLIANGSYQLEQVLRAGQRLQEAEMGYRIVYLQEPGRFRAPRDHWELESLASNELVEQLFPERFRLRVLLTHMRPEVIRGHLWTILPNANSTYVLGYRNRGGTLDEFGMQFVNRACWGNVLAACARLQDLPRTALLTIEEAAAVAGKGDPQILR; this is encoded by the coding sequence ATGCATCAGATTTTGCCGAGCCAAGCAGATTTAAACGAGCACGCTAAAACTGAACCTGCGTTTGCACAATGGCAAAAGGGCTATGGCCCGATCGAACACACAGCGGAAACTCAAGCCGCAGTATATCGACTTGCTCACCAGCTCGTGCAAACTGGCAAGCAGCCAGACCTCTCTACTGTATACCGCATGCTGAGGGCTTTGGATAAAATTACGGCGGCAGGGATGTCATTGGTGGTTCACATGACTTACGCCAATAAAATCCATCTAGACGGCAGTCCATTGACCGCTGATGAGTTTAAAGTTCAACCTGAAGGCCACACCGGCGGTGCGTTAAATATGGTGCCAGGCTACGCTGCTTATATGGCGCTGAATGCTTTGACCGGAGAAACTCGTGGTTGGTTAATGGGGCAGGGCCACAGTGTTGCCGCCATTGAAGCGCTAAACGTATTGCTGGGTAATCTGCACCCTGAGCAAGAGGCGGCTTACGGTGATGGTGAAGAAGGCATCAATCGTTTACTGCAAGATTTTTACAGTTATGCCATTGCCGCTGATGGCTCCATGGCTGCGCCATTGGGCAGTCACGTTAACCCGCACACAGCTGGCGGGATTATTGAAGGGGGTTACTTAGGTTTTGCTGAGCTGCAATATGCACACATGCCTTTGCCCGGTGAAAAACTGGTGGCGTTTTTATCCGATGGTGCCGCCGAAGAGCAGCGCGGCAGTGATTGGATTCCACGTTGGTGGCGCGCTGAAGATTGCGGCCCAGCGTTACCCATTATGATTGCCAACGGTCGCCGTATTGAACAGCGTACCGAGCTTGGTACTTTAGAAGGCTTAAAAGGTTTTCAGCGTCACTTACGTGGCTGTGGTTTTGACCCTATTGAATTTGATGGCCGCGACCCTGCAGCATTTGTTTGCACTATTTGGGAAATGGAGCAGCGTTTAGAGCGCCGCGTGCAAGAAAAGAACAGCGGTATCCTCTCTTATCCGTTACCCATTCCTTACGGTATTGCTGAAAGCACCAAAGGCTTCGGCTTTTATGGTGACGACGAAAACTCCGCGCACAACTTACCGCTGCCCGGCAATCCGCACACCGATGAGCGCTCGCGTGAGCTCTTTAACACCCATGTTAAGCCACTGTACGTTAGCCCTGAGGATATGCGTGAAGCCTTAGCGCTACTCAATACCCATCAACAGCAGGATCGCGTATTAGAGCGTGATAACCCGCTGGCCAATCGTCATCCGAAAACACCGGTGCAGCCTGAGCTGCATTATCGTGATGATGCCTGCTCGACTATGGCTGCTATTGACCGCTACTTTGTTGACTTGGTTGCGGCCAACCCAGACTTGCGTCCGCGGGTTGGTAACCCTGATGAGCTGGCCAGTAACCGCCTCACAGGCGTGCTAAAAGCTTTACGCCACCGAGTGAGTGAGCCAGAAAGCGAACTGGAAGCAGTGGATGGCGACATCATTACTGTGCTTAACGAAGAAGCTGTGGTTTCTGCCTGTTTAGCCAACCGCGCCGGTTTAAACCTCGTCGCCAGTTACGAAGCCTTCTGTGTGAAAATGCTTGGTGCAGTGCGTCAAAACTTAATCTATGCCCGCCAGCAAAAAGAAATTGGCCGTCCCGCCGGTTGGTTAGGCTGGCCGTTAGTGGCTACCTCGCACACGTGGGAAAATGGTAAGAATCAGCAGTCCCACCAAGACACCACATTCTGTGAAGCCCTGTTGGGTGAGATGAATGATGTCTCGCGGGTACTTTTCCCCGCTGACCACAACAGTATGCTGGCGTTATTGCCACAAATTTACACGGCCCGTGGCCAAATTTCTTGTGTGGTGGCTGCCAAGCGCGACCGTCCAGTGTACTTCACGCAAGCACAGGCTGAGCAACTGGCCAATGATGGCGCCATTATTGTCGAAGAGTACGAGGGCGCAGATCCATTGTTGTTGATTGCCAATGGTAGTTATCAACTGGAGCAAGTCTTACGTGCTGGTCAGCGCTTACAAGAAGCTGAAATGGGCTACCGCATTGTCTACTTGCAAGAGCCAGGGCGCTTCCGTGCCCCGCGCGATCATTGGGAGCTGGAAAGCCTTGCCAGCAATGAGTTGGTTGAGCAGCTTTTCCCAGAGCGTTTCCGCTTACGGGTATTGCTCACTCACATGCGTCCTGAAGTCATTCGTGGGCACCTGTGGACCATCTTGCCCAATGCCAACAGCACTTACGTACTGGGTTACCGCAACCGCGGTGGTACGTTGGATGAGTTTGGTATGCAGTTTGTTAACCGTGCTTGCTGGGGTAACGTGCTGGCCGCCTGTGCGCGCCTGCAAGACTTGCCACGCACTGCCTTGCTGACCATCGAGGAAGCTGCCGCGGTTGCGGGTAAAGGTGATCCGCAGATTTTACGCTGA
- a CDS encoding LOG family protein, translated as MSFENDNYLARQYQVSSIDLDSKVDELLDLAVPPTSKNRELYREMMLTVARMAEDDRNRWDAKIMMQTLREMEASFSLLERFKRRRKVTVFGSARTEPEHPLYQQAKELGEILARHNLMVITGAGGGIMAAAHEGAGLENSLGLNIALPFEQGANETVHGSGNLLTFHFFFLRKLFFVKEADALVLCPGGFGTLDEALEVLTLMQTGKSPLVPVVLLDQEGGTYWDKALEFMREELVDKNYILPSDLRLMRQVRTPRDAGLEIARFYRNFHSSRWFNKTFVVRMNHPLNEGAMDTLHKEFADLCVSGGYEQVPYCPKTHNEPEFCNQFRLEFVFNDRDHGRLREMVDFINLPQNWKRND; from the coding sequence ATGTCGTTTGAAAATGATAATTATCTGGCACGTCAGTACCAGGTCAGCAGTATTGATTTAGACAGTAAAGTCGATGAGTTACTGGACTTAGCCGTACCGCCAACCAGTAAAAATCGTGAGCTGTACCGAGAAATGATGCTGACTGTGGCTCGCATGGCCGAAGACGATCGCAACCGCTGGGATGCGAAAATCATGATGCAGACCTTGCGTGAAATGGAGGCCTCATTCAGCCTGCTAGAACGCTTTAAGCGGCGCCGCAAAGTGACTGTATTTGGTTCTGCGCGCACTGAGCCTGAGCATCCGCTGTACCAGCAGGCAAAAGAGCTGGGGGAGATTCTTGCACGGCATAACCTAATGGTCATCACCGGTGCCGGCGGCGGTATCATGGCCGCGGCCCATGAAGGTGCGGGCCTAGAAAACAGCTTAGGTCTCAATATTGCCCTGCCATTTGAGCAAGGTGCTAACGAAACTGTGCATGGCAGCGGTAACTTGCTGACTTTCCACTTTTTCTTCTTACGCAAATTATTCTTTGTGAAAGAAGCCGATGCATTAGTACTGTGCCCAGGCGGCTTTGGCACTTTAGATGAAGCGCTAGAAGTATTGACCTTAATGCAAACCGGCAAAAGCCCATTAGTGCCTGTGGTGCTGCTGGATCAGGAAGGCGGTACATACTGGGATAAAGCTCTGGAGTTTATGCGCGAAGAGCTGGTAGATAAAAACTATATTCTGCCCAGCGATTTACGCTTAATGCGCCAAGTACGCACGCCCCGTGATGCCGGTTTAGAAATTGCTCGTTTCTACCGTAACTTTCATTCTTCACGCTGGTTCAACAAAACTTTTGTGGTGCGCATGAACCATCCGCTGAATGAAGGCGCAATGGATACTCTACATAAAGAGTTTGCTGATCTGTGTGTGTCCGGCGGTTATGAGCAAGTCCCTTACTGCCCAAAAACCCATAACGAACCTGAGTTCTGCAATCAGTTCCGGCTTGAGTTTGTCTTTAATGACCGCGATCACGGCCGCTTACGGGAAATGGTTGATTTTATTAACCTGCCGCAAAACTGGAAAAGAAACGACTAA
- the tnpA gene encoding IS200/IS605 family transposase, which yields MALSGYLRKRHSVSKLVVHLVFTTKYRRKLFDDAMIGQLREAFESACVKLECDLLEMNGEADHVHLLIAFPPKLAVSIMVNNLKSVSSRLLRLQNSHLARQSKSAALWSRSYFACTAGGATIDTLKAYIESQTAIE from the coding sequence ATCGCACTATCGGGTTATCTACGCAAGCGCCATAGCGTCAGTAAATTAGTTGTTCATTTGGTGTTTACCACCAAGTACAGACGCAAGCTGTTTGATGATGCAATGATCGGTCAGTTGCGCGAGGCATTTGAATCAGCTTGCGTAAAGCTGGAATGTGATTTACTAGAAATGAACGGCGAAGCCGATCATGTTCACTTGCTGATTGCTTTCCCGCCCAAGCTGGCCGTCAGCATAATGGTCAATAACCTTAAATCTGTTTCGTCTCGCCTGTTGAGGCTGCAAAATAGCCACCTAGCAAGACAAAGCAAAAGTGCAGCCCTGTGGTCACGCTCCTACTTTGCTTGTACCGCTGGCGGCGCAACCATTGACACATTAAAGGCGTATATCGAAAGTCAAACAGCGATTGAGTAA